Proteins from one Pseudoliparis swirei isolate HS2019 ecotype Mariana Trench chromosome 22, NWPU_hadal_v1, whole genome shotgun sequence genomic window:
- the selenbp1 gene encoding methanethiol oxidase isoform X1: MASCSACGPGYSSPLDAMTGSRELLVYLPCIYCNTDIMKPDYLATVDVDPKSSSFTQVIHRLPMPNLRDELHHSGWNACSSCFGDASKTRNRLILPSLISSRVYVVDVGTDPRAPQIHKVVEPVDVFWKCGLANPHTSHCLANGQIMISCIGDPSGNGKGGFVLLDGETFEVVGNWEHPGEAAPFGYDFWYQPRHNVMISTEWGAPKALANGFNPDHVKEGLYGRCIHVWDWTTHRKLQTLDLGEEGAIPLEIRFLHDPDATEGYVGCALRSNVFRFYKTPEGDWAAEKVISVPSKKVEGWLLPEMPGLITDILISLDDRYLFFSNWLHGDIRQYDITDRRNPRLVGQVFLGGSIVSDGPVRVLDDPEAQPRPRIIQGRRVPGGPQMLQLSLDGRRLYVTTSLYSGWDKQFYPDMAQEGSVMMQIDVDSVDGGLSVNEDFLVDFGKEPDGPALAHELRYPGGDCTSDIWL; this comes from the exons gctccAGGGAGCTCCTGGTCTACCTCCCTTGTATCTACTGTAACACGGACATCATGAAACCAGACTACCTGGCCACCGTGGACGTGGACCCCaagtcctcctccttcacccag gtcATCCACCGCCTGCCGATGCCCAACCTGCGTGACGAGCTGCACCACTCGGGCTGGAacgcctgcagcagctgcttcgGGGACGCCTCCAAGACCAGGAACCGCCTGATCCTCCCGTCCCTGATCTCCTCCAGGGTCTACGTGGTGGACGTGGGCACGGACCCCCGAGCCCCCCAGATCCACAAG GTGGTGGAGCCGGTGGACGTGTTCTGGAAGTGCGGCCTGGCGAACCCTCACACCTCCCACTGCCTGGCCAACGGTCAGATCATGATCAGCTGCATCGGAGACCCGTCTGGCAACGGCAAAG gtggctTCGTCCTGCTGGACGGCGAGACGTTCGAGGTGGTCGGTAACTGGGAGCACCCGGGGGAGGCGGCGCCCTTTGGATACGACTTCTGGTACCAACCCCGACACAACGTGATGATCAGCACCGAATGGGGGGCGCCCAAAGCCCTGGCCAACGGGTTCAACCCGGATCACGTCAAagaag GACTCTACGGCCGGTGCATCCACGTCTGGGACTGGACCACCCACAGGAAGCTGCAGACCCTGGACCTGGGCGAGGAGGGGGCCATTCCCCTGGAGATCCGGTTCCTCCACGACCCCGATGCCACGGAGGGCTACGTGGGATGTGCTCTACGTTCTAACGTCTTCAGGTTCTACAAAACACca GAAGGAGACTGGGCTGCAGAGAAAGTGATCAGTGTTCCCAGTAAGAAGGTCGAGGGATGGCTGCTACCTGAGATGCCCG GTCTCATCACAGACATCTTAATCTCATTGGACGACCGTTATCTCTTCTTCAGTAATTGGCTCCACGGTGACATCAGACAGTATGACATCACAGACCGGAGGAACCCGCGATTGGTCGGCCAG GTGTTTCTTGGAGGAAGCATCGTCAGTGACGGTCCAGTCAGAGTCCTGGACGACCCGGAGGCCCAGCCCCGCCCCCGCATCATCCAG gggAGGCGTGTCCCTGGAGGGCCTCAGATGTTGCAGTTGAGTTTAGACGGCCGGAGACTTTATGTGACGACGTCTCTGTACAGCGGCTGGGACAAGCAGTTCTACCCCGACATGGCCCA aGAGGGCTCAGTGATGATGCAGATCGATGTGGACTCCGTGGATGGGGGTCTCAGTGTGAATGAGGACTTCCTGGTGGACTTTGGGAAGGAGCCTGATGGTCCTGCTCTGGCCCACGAGCTGCGGTACCCTGGAGGAGACTGCACGTCTGACATCTGGCTCTAG
- the selenbp1 gene encoding methanethiol oxidase isoform X2: MPNLRDELHHSGWNACSSCFGDASKTRNRLILPSLISSRVYVVDVGTDPRAPQIHKVVEPVDVFWKCGLANPHTSHCLANGQIMISCIGDPSGNGKGGFVLLDGETFEVVGNWEHPGEAAPFGYDFWYQPRHNVMISTEWGAPKALANGFNPDHVKEGLYGRCIHVWDWTTHRKLQTLDLGEEGAIPLEIRFLHDPDATEGYVGCALRSNVFRFYKTPEGDWAAEKVISVPSKKVEGWLLPEMPGLITDILISLDDRYLFFSNWLHGDIRQYDITDRRNPRLVGQVFLGGSIVSDGPVRVLDDPEAQPRPRIIQGRRVPGGPQMLQLSLDGRRLYVTTSLYSGWDKQFYPDMAQEGSVMMQIDVDSVDGGLSVNEDFLVDFGKEPDGPALAHELRYPGGDCTSDIWL; this comes from the exons ATGCCCAACCTGCGTGACGAGCTGCACCACTCGGGCTGGAacgcctgcagcagctgcttcgGGGACGCCTCCAAGACCAGGAACCGCCTGATCCTCCCGTCCCTGATCTCCTCCAGGGTCTACGTGGTGGACGTGGGCACGGACCCCCGAGCCCCCCAGATCCACAAG GTGGTGGAGCCGGTGGACGTGTTCTGGAAGTGCGGCCTGGCGAACCCTCACACCTCCCACTGCCTGGCCAACGGTCAGATCATGATCAGCTGCATCGGAGACCCGTCTGGCAACGGCAAAG gtggctTCGTCCTGCTGGACGGCGAGACGTTCGAGGTGGTCGGTAACTGGGAGCACCCGGGGGAGGCGGCGCCCTTTGGATACGACTTCTGGTACCAACCCCGACACAACGTGATGATCAGCACCGAATGGGGGGCGCCCAAAGCCCTGGCCAACGGGTTCAACCCGGATCACGTCAAagaag GACTCTACGGCCGGTGCATCCACGTCTGGGACTGGACCACCCACAGGAAGCTGCAGACCCTGGACCTGGGCGAGGAGGGGGCCATTCCCCTGGAGATCCGGTTCCTCCACGACCCCGATGCCACGGAGGGCTACGTGGGATGTGCTCTACGTTCTAACGTCTTCAGGTTCTACAAAACACca GAAGGAGACTGGGCTGCAGAGAAAGTGATCAGTGTTCCCAGTAAGAAGGTCGAGGGATGGCTGCTACCTGAGATGCCCG GTCTCATCACAGACATCTTAATCTCATTGGACGACCGTTATCTCTTCTTCAGTAATTGGCTCCACGGTGACATCAGACAGTATGACATCACAGACCGGAGGAACCCGCGATTGGTCGGCCAG GTGTTTCTTGGAGGAAGCATCGTCAGTGACGGTCCAGTCAGAGTCCTGGACGACCCGGAGGCCCAGCCCCGCCCCCGCATCATCCAG gggAGGCGTGTCCCTGGAGGGCCTCAGATGTTGCAGTTGAGTTTAGACGGCCGGAGACTTTATGTGACGACGTCTCTGTACAGCGGCTGGGACAAGCAGTTCTACCCCGACATGGCCCA aGAGGGCTCAGTGATGATGCAGATCGATGTGGACTCCGTGGATGGGGGTCTCAGTGTGAATGAGGACTTCCTGGTGGACTTTGGGAAGGAGCCTGATGGTCCTGCTCTGGCCCACGAGCTGCGGTACCCTGGAGGAGACTGCACGTCTGACATCTGGCTCTAG